The following coding sequences lie in one Tachysurus fulvidraco isolate hzauxx_2018 chromosome 19, HZAU_PFXX_2.0, whole genome shotgun sequence genomic window:
- the LOC113645516 gene encoding uncharacterized protein LOC113645516, producing the protein MKTMVSAAVLFVMGYTYILSLAFKQQDVYEDLWTESMDIADKTLHVDFMQQMQKNSLQAERYVHFTLQDINYLVQVTDMLKTMSKKVNKPKDISDFLIARYKSYNSFLDTLLLQYFFKVTPFIKPTPAMVKYMASYRETMAKDPIYFVVGLLPCARLWKWLANNADIPKTNVYYTWKVDNMDGHPEKHYKALLNKYLTTPEQISNATALFRMQMQNEHDFFATS; encoded by the exons ATGAAAACAATGGTGTCTGCtgcagttttatttgtaatggGGTACACTTATATCTTGAG TTTGGCATTCAAGCAGCAGGATGTCTATGAGGATCTCTGGACTGAGAGCATGGACATTGCAGACAAGACACTCCATGTTGACTTCATGCAGCAAATGCAAAAGAACAGCCTGCAAGCTGAGCGCTACGTTCATTTCACCTTGCAGGACATCAACTACTTGGTACAGGTTACTGATATGCTGAAAACGATGAGCAAGAAGGTTAACAAACCCAAGGACATTAGTGACTTCTTGATAGCAAGATACAAAAGTTACAATAGTTTTTTGGACACGTTACTTCTCCAGTATTTCTTTAAG GTTACACCTTTTATCAAACCAACACCAGCCATGGTGAAATATATGGCGTCTTACAGAGAGACAATGGCGAAAGACCCTATCTACTTTGTTGTAGGTCTTCTGCCCTGCGCCAGGCTGTGGAAGTGGCTGGCTAACAATGCGGACATACCTAAAACCAATGTCTACTACACATGGAAAGTAGACAATATGGATGGCCATCCTGAAAAGCACTACAAAGCTTTACTGAACAAATATCTAACCACACCAGAACAAATCAGCAATGCTACTGCCCTGTTCCGCATGCAAATGCAGAATGAGCATGACTTCTTTGCCACTTCCTAA